A region from the Beduinella massiliensis genome encodes:
- the pepF gene encoding oligoendopeptidase F — translation MGQTKMRTRAETEERFKWNLKDIYETNDAWERDFEKAKAQGEAFAGFAGRLGEGKAVVLEVLNAYFDAAKRMTRLFCYASMSRNGDNGDPVYQALQDRAMTLWTKNATASAFLSPELLALPEETLVSYAADPAFADYDVFLKDLLRQKAHTLSSEMEQLVAATQDMAQGVENTVEMLTDVDMRFGTIRDEQGEEVELTDANYRAYIESRDRAVRKAAFERMMNTYGGFGNTFAAAYAGNVKKDLFFATVRHFPSARAAALFPDEVPESVYDSLIDAMHAHLPGLARYVALRGEVLDLKEVHMYDLYTPMVKDFELEVPYDKGFEIIKKALAVLGDDYVQVLCRAKDERWIDVYENRGKTSGAYSNGGAYDVHPYILTNYVDTLDSMLTLAHELGHTMHSYYSNREQPFAKSDYAIFVAEVASTVNEVLTIEYLRETYRDDQKAQTALCNHLLENFRTTVFRQTMFAEFEHKAHRMAETGEALTRESLCAMYKSLNDLYYGQQAFVDAEIANEWMRIPHFYNAFYVYKYATSFCAAVAIARRIREEGESAVKAYRHFLTTGGSMPPIEELKLVGIDMSTPAPVESALCYFEELIDRLSALQKA, via the coding sequence ATGGGACAGACCAAGATGCGCACGCGCGCCGAAACGGAAGAGCGCTTCAAGTGGAACCTGAAGGACATCTACGAGACGAATGACGCGTGGGAGCGGGATTTTGAAAAGGCGAAGGCACAGGGGGAGGCCTTTGCAGGCTTCGCGGGACGCCTCGGCGAGGGAAAGGCGGTTGTGCTGGAGGTGCTGAACGCCTACTTCGACGCGGCCAAGCGCATGACGCGCCTGTTCTGCTACGCCTCCATGAGCCGAAACGGCGACAACGGCGACCCGGTCTATCAGGCACTGCAGGACCGCGCGATGACCCTGTGGACGAAAAACGCGACGGCGAGCGCTTTCCTGAGCCCTGAACTGCTCGCGCTGCCAGAAGAAACGCTGGTATCGTACGCTGCGGATCCCGCATTTGCCGATTACGACGTGTTTTTGAAGGATCTGCTGCGCCAGAAGGCCCATACGCTTTCAAGCGAAATGGAGCAGCTCGTCGCGGCGACGCAGGACATGGCGCAAGGGGTAGAAAACACGGTCGAAATGCTCACCGACGTGGACATGCGCTTCGGCACAATCCGGGATGAGCAGGGCGAGGAGGTCGAGCTGACGGACGCGAACTATCGCGCGTACATCGAAAGCCGCGACCGTGCCGTCCGTAAGGCGGCCTTTGAGCGCATGATGAACACCTACGGGGGCTTTGGCAACACGTTTGCCGCGGCCTATGCGGGCAACGTGAAGAAGGATTTGTTCTTTGCCACGGTGCGGCACTTCCCCTCCGCGCGCGCGGCGGCACTGTTCCCGGACGAGGTGCCGGAAAGCGTGTACGACAGCCTGATCGACGCGATGCACGCGCATCTGCCGGGGCTCGCGCGTTACGTCGCGCTGCGCGGCGAGGTGCTCGACCTCAAAGAAGTGCACATGTACGACCTGTATACGCCGATGGTAAAGGATTTTGAGCTGGAAGTTCCCTACGATAAAGGCTTTGAAATCATCAAGAAGGCGCTTGCTGTGCTGGGCGACGACTACGTGCAGGTGCTCTGCCGCGCGAAGGACGAGCGCTGGATCGACGTGTACGAAAACCGCGGAAAGACGAGCGGCGCATACTCCAACGGCGGCGCGTACGACGTACACCCGTACATCCTGACCAACTACGTCGACACGCTGGACAGCATGCTGACCCTTGCGCACGAGCTGGGGCACACGATGCATTCGTACTACTCGAACAGGGAGCAGCCCTTCGCCAAGAGCGACTACGCCATCTTCGTGGCGGAGGTAGCCTCCACGGTCAACGAAGTGCTGACGATCGAATACCTGCGCGAGACGTACAGGGACGATCAAAAGGCGCAGACGGCGCTTTGCAACCATCTGCTCGAGAACTTCCGCACGACGGTCTTCCGTCAGACGATGTTTGCGGAGTTCGAACATAAGGCACACCGTATGGCGGAGACGGGTGAAGCGCTGACGCGTGAATCGCTGTGCGCGATGTACAAGAGCCTGAACGACCTTTATTATGGTCAGCAGGCGTTCGTAGACGCAGAGATCGCGAACGAGTGGATGCGCATTCCGCATTTCTACAACGCGTTCTACGTCTACAAGTACGCGACCAGCTTCTGTGCGGCGGTGGCGATTGCGCGCCGCATTCGCGAAGAGGGTGAGAGCGCCGTGAAGGCCTATCGTCATTTCCTGACGACGGGCGGCAGCATGCCTCCGATCGAGGAGCTGAAGCTGGTGGGCATCGACATGTCCACCCCGGCGCCGGTCGAGTCCGCGCTCTGCTACTTTGAAGAGCTGATTGACAGGCTTTCCGCGCTGCAAAAGGCGTAA
- a CDS encoding ACT domain-containing protein yields MDKKNTAVVTVLGRDRTGIIAAVSAVLTDRKANILDIAQTVLTDMFNMVMMVDISEADFGVLADALKELEQKINVQILIQRYEIFDAMHRI; encoded by the coding sequence ATGGACAAGAAAAATACCGCCGTCGTGACGGTACTCGGGCGCGACCGCACCGGCATCATCGCCGCCGTGAGCGCCGTGCTCACGGATAGGAAAGCGAATATTCTGGACATCGCGCAGACCGTTCTCACCGACATGTTCAACATGGTGATGATGGTGGACATTTCAGAGGCGGACTTTGGGGTGCTGGCCGACGCACTGAAAGAGCTGGAACAGAAGATCAACGTGCAGATCCTGATTCAGCGCTATGAGATTTTCGACGCTATGCATCGGATATAA
- the tmk gene encoding dTMP kinase has translation MFPYDAVLFDLDGTLTESAPGIMRSAGYAARKMGYADFDPEVLRRFIGPPLFESFQQIFGMDNEQAAQAVEYYREDFDAVGWSVNAVYTGIPVLLRSLKRQGIRVCLATAKPIVFAERILRYFGLWRFFDRAVGITMSDHHADKASIVRDALPEGCERPVMVGDRHYDITGGRQNGIDTIGVLYGYGSKAELVNAGATHIAENVDALQRILLPGVKAEAGFFLSIEGLDGSGKSSQIERLCEHLRARGYDVLRSREPGGCPIAEEIRRLVLDPAYGEMCAQTEALLYAAGRAQHVRQVVRPALEAGKVLVCDRFVDSSAVYQGAARGLGLDAVMEMNAPAIDGTMPDATLYFAVEPQTAMTRRSSERALDRIEQEKLGFHTRVYEAYEELARRAPARIVRIDASQSIDAIARDAAAAVDAVMDRL, from the coding sequence ATGTTTCCATATGACGCTGTGTTGTTCGATTTGGATGGTACGCTGACGGAGTCTGCCCCGGGGATCATGCGTTCGGCGGGATATGCAGCCCGAAAGATGGGATACGCGGATTTCGATCCGGAGGTGCTGCGGCGGTTTATCGGCCCGCCGCTCTTTGAGTCGTTTCAGCAGATTTTCGGGATGGACAACGAGCAGGCGGCCCAAGCCGTCGAGTATTATCGGGAAGACTTTGACGCGGTTGGGTGGTCGGTGAACGCCGTTTATACGGGCATCCCGGTTCTGCTTCGCTCGCTGAAGCGCCAGGGAATTCGGGTTTGTCTGGCCACGGCGAAGCCGATCGTGTTTGCCGAACGCATTCTGAGATATTTCGGCCTGTGGCGCTTCTTCGATCGCGCGGTCGGCATCACGATGAGCGATCATCACGCGGATAAGGCAAGCATCGTGCGCGATGCGCTGCCGGAGGGCTGTGAGCGGCCGGTCATGGTCGGCGACCGCCATTACGACATCACGGGCGGCAGGCAGAACGGGATCGACACCATCGGCGTGCTGTATGGGTACGGGTCGAAGGCGGAACTCGTGAACGCGGGCGCGACGCATATTGCGGAAAACGTGGACGCGCTGCAAAGAATTCTGCTGCCTGGCGTCAAGGCGGAAGCGGGTTTTTTTCTTTCCATTGAAGGGCTGGATGGATCAGGTAAATCCTCTCAGATTGAAAGGCTTTGCGAACATCTGCGCGCGCGCGGCTACGATGTACTGCGCTCGCGGGAGCCGGGTGGATGCCCGATTGCGGAGGAAATACGCAGGCTCGTGCTCGACCCAGCTTACGGCGAGATGTGCGCGCAGACGGAAGCGCTGCTCTACGCGGCGGGTCGGGCGCAGCATGTGCGCCAGGTCGTCCGTCCGGCGCTTGAGGCGGGCAAGGTGCTGGTCTGCGATCGGTTTGTAGATTCCAGCGCGGTTTATCAGGGAGCGGCGCGCGGCTTGGGGCTTGACGCGGTGATGGAGATGAACGCGCCGGCGATCGACGGCACGATGCCGGACGCGACGCTTTATTTCGCCGTGGAGCCGCAGACAGCGATGACGCGGCGCAGCAGTGAACGGGCGCTGGATCGAATCGAGCAGGAAAAACTGGGCTTTCACACGCGCGTATACGAAGCCTATGAGGAACTTGCGCGCCGCGCGCCAGCGCGTATCGTGCGCATCGACGCGTCGCAGTCCATCGATGCAATCGCGCGCGACGCGGCGGCAGCGGTGGATGCAGTCATGGACCGACTGTAA
- a CDS encoding aminotransferase class V-fold PLP-dependent enzyme codes for MRSETPMLDMLHRASGRVRLHMPGHKGRLPAEWVNSALDTTEIGPTDDLFSPCGGIARAQALYAASCGAAHTIFLTGGSTSGMLAMLLYAAAPDGEVILPRNAHHSAISACVWGGLRPVFVEPRLTRDGAPFFLPEDVVKTMRSHTAARAVLLTRPDYFGICVDAVPIARACRELGMLLCVDEAHGAHLPWQNAPQSAGALGADLWVQSAHKTLPALTGGAVLHAAQTVDANRLLRTLRMVHSSSPSFLIMETLDSARAMMDERGFAELTELKGRIDAFWELLRAAGYENAQDGWRAAGITCDPLRVVVDCAAHGRTGWEVQEALTEQGIDAEMADDRRVVFIPSILDAADWLTRAARTLSALPRGAAALSDVPTLPIPPRRALSVREAALSPQEAVLPQQAVGRIAAVSAGLYPPGVPLVTPGEIVDESVAEALLRAAPRWRFGLEEGKLLCVRA; via the coding sequence ATGCGAAGTGAGACGCCGATGCTCGACATGCTGCATAGGGCATCGGGGCGCGTTCGGCTGCACATGCCTGGACACAAAGGACGCCTGCCTGCGGAATGGGTGAATAGCGCCCTGGATACGACGGAGATCGGCCCGACGGACGATCTCTTTTCGCCGTGCGGCGGCATCGCGCGCGCACAGGCCTTGTACGCCGCTTCCTGCGGTGCGGCGCACACGATTTTTTTGACGGGCGGATCGACCAGCGGCATGCTCGCGATGCTGCTCTACGCTGCGGCGCCGGACGGCGAGGTGATCCTGCCGCGAAATGCGCACCACAGCGCGATTTCCGCGTGCGTATGGGGCGGCCTGCGGCCGGTCTTCGTCGAGCCGAGGCTGACGCGGGACGGCGCCCCCTTCTTTTTGCCGGAAGACGTCGTAAAGACGATGCGCAGCCACACGGCGGCGCGTGCGGTCTTGCTCACGCGGCCGGATTATTTTGGGATCTGCGTGGATGCCGTGCCTATCGCGAGGGCATGCCGCGAATTGGGAATGCTGCTGTGCGTAGACGAGGCGCACGGGGCACACCTGCCCTGGCAAAATGCGCCGCAAAGCGCGGGCGCGCTGGGGGCGGATCTTTGGGTGCAAAGTGCGCACAAGACGCTGCCCGCGCTGACGGGAGGCGCGGTGCTTCATGCCGCGCAGACGGTGGACGCGAACCGTCTGCTTCGTACCCTGCGCATGGTGCACTCGTCCAGTCCGTCCTTTCTCATCATGGAGACGTTGGACAGCGCCCGGGCGATGATGGACGAGCGCGGATTTGCAGAATTGACGGAGCTCAAAGGGCGAATCGACGCATTTTGGGAGCTCCTGCGTGCCGCGGGCTATGAAAACGCGCAGGATGGCTGGCGGGCGGCGGGAATCACCTGCGACCCGCTCCGGGTCGTCGTGGATTGCGCCGCACATGGGCGCACGGGCTGGGAAGTGCAGGAAGCGCTAACAGAACAGGGGATCGATGCGGAGATGGCGGACGACCGGCGCGTCGTGTTCATCCCATCGATCCTGGACGCAGCGGATTGGCTGACGCGCGCGGCGCGGACGCTTAGCGCGCTGCCGCGCGGCGCAGCAGCGTTATCCGACGTGCCCACGCTGCCGATACCGCCCCGGCGCGCGCTTTCGGTGCGGGAGGCCGCGCTCTCCCCGCAGGAGGCGGTGTTGCCGCAGCAGGCGGTCGGGCGTATCGCGGCCGTCAGCGCTGGGCTTTATCCGCCGGGCGTGCCGCTCGTGACCCCCGGGGAGATCGTCGACGAATCCGTTGCGGAGGCATTGCTGCGCGCTGCGCCGCGCTGGCGCTTTGGGCTGGAAGAGGGGAAACTGCTCTGCGTGCGCGCGTAA
- a CDS encoding DUF711 family protein: protein MLNTSDILQTVHMIAEEKLDIRTITMGISLFECAHPDPKEMGRRIYDRITKKAEHLVSVGEALEREYGIPIVNKRISVTPIALVAAAAGDPLPAVRAMDEAAKATGVNFIGGYSALVQKGMTPSDRALILSLPEALSTTERVCASVNVASTRAGIDMDAVRMCGEVIKRIAACTPDGMGCMKLVVFSNAVEDNPFMAGAFHGPGEGDCCINVGISGPGVVKRALEISAKDKPFDVVAETIKRTAFKITRVGQLIAREASARLDVPFGIVDLSLAPTPAMGDSVAHILEEMGLERCGCHGTTAALALLNDAVKKGGVMASSHVGGLSGAFIPVSEDIGMIEAAECGALSLEKLEAMTCVCSVGLDMIAVPGDTPASTISAIIADEAAIGMVNSKTTAVRVIPAPGKQVGDGVEFGGLFGRAPIMPVSRYSAETFIARGGRIPAPLQSLKN from the coding sequence ATGCTCAATACGTCTGACATCCTCCAAACGGTGCACATGATCGCCGAGGAAAAGCTGGACATCCGCACGATCACCATGGGCATTTCGCTCTTTGAATGCGCGCACCCCGATCCCAAAGAGATGGGACGCCGCATCTATGACCGCATCACGAAGAAGGCGGAGCATCTCGTCTCGGTCGGCGAGGCGCTGGAGCGGGAATACGGCATTCCGATCGTCAACAAGCGCATCTCCGTCACCCCCATCGCCCTGGTTGCGGCGGCGGCGGGCGATCCGCTGCCTGCGGTGCGCGCTATGGACGAGGCGGCGAAGGCAACGGGCGTAAACTTCATCGGCGGCTACAGCGCGTTGGTGCAAAAGGGCATGACCCCTTCGGACAGGGCGCTCATTCTCTCGCTGCCGGAGGCGCTGTCGACCACGGAGCGCGTATGCGCCAGCGTGAACGTAGCGTCCACGCGCGCGGGAATAGACATGGACGCCGTGCGCATGTGCGGCGAGGTCATCAAGCGGATCGCCGCCTGCACGCCGGACGGCATGGGCTGCATGAAGCTCGTCGTCTTTTCCAACGCAGTGGAGGATAACCCCTTTATGGCGGGGGCTTTCCACGGCCCAGGCGAGGGAGATTGCTGCATCAACGTGGGCATTTCGGGACCGGGCGTCGTGAAGCGCGCGCTGGAGATCAGCGCCAAGGACAAGCCCTTCGACGTGGTGGCGGAGACGATCAAGCGCACCGCCTTTAAGATCACGCGCGTGGGGCAGCTCATCGCGCGCGAGGCGTCCGCGCGCCTCGACGTGCCGTTCGGCATCGTGGATCTCTCGCTCGCGCCGACGCCCGCGATGGGCGACAGCGTGGCGCACATCCTGGAGGAAATGGGACTGGAGCGCTGCGGCTGCCACGGCACGACGGCGGCGCTGGCGCTGCTCAACGATGCGGTGAAGAAGGGCGGCGTCATGGCTTCTTCACACGTGGGTGGCCTTTCCGGCGCGTTCATCCCGGTGAGCGAGGACATCGGCATGATCGAGGCGGCGGAATGCGGAGCGCTCTCGCTGGAAAAGCTGGAAGCGATGACCTGCGTGTGCTCCGTTGGACTGGATATGATCGCGGTGCCTGGCGACACGCCCGCTTCCACCATTTCCGCGATCATCGCGGACGAGGCGGCCATTGGAATGGTCAACAGCAAGACGACGGCGGTTCGCGTGATTCCCGCCCCCGGCAAGCAGGTTGGGGACGGCGTGGAGTTCGGCGGTCTCTTTGGCCGCGCCCCCATCATGCCGGTAAGCCGCTACTCGGCGGAGACGTTCATCGCGCGCGGCGGGCGAATCCCCGCGCCGCTGCAAAGCCTGAAAAACTGA
- the mnmA gene encoding tRNA 2-thiouridine(34) synthase MnmA, with amino-acid sequence MARIVVGMSGGVDSSVAALLLKRAGHEVIGVFMKNWEEQDENGVCTSEQDWADVRSVCEVIGIPYYSVNFAKEYRDRVFSYFLDEYRAGRTPNPDVLCNREIKFKAFLDFAMKLGADKLATGHFANLREADGQMQLLRGVDPNKDQSYFLYMLTQPPLQRALFPVGNLTKGQVRALAEEAGLPTYAKKDSTGVCFIGERHFKPFLQQFLPARPGEMQTLSGKVVGRHDGLMYYTLGQRRGLGIGGGGDGRRWFVLAKDLERNVLIVEQGEDHPLLYAHTARAEQATWVAGEAPRQNGTCFDCTAKFRYRQPDQKVNVQIEADHLIVRAYEPQRAITPGQSVVFYEEEVCLGGAVITDVMDSGAVIVR; translated from the coding sequence ATGGCGCGCATCGTGGTCGGCATGTCGGGAGGCGTGGATTCGTCTGTCGCGGCCCTGCTGCTCAAAAGGGCGGGGCACGAGGTGATCGGCGTGTTCATGAAGAACTGGGAAGAGCAGGACGAAAACGGGGTCTGCACGTCGGAGCAGGATTGGGCGGATGTGCGGTCTGTCTGTGAAGTGATCGGGATCCCTTACTATTCCGTGAATTTTGCCAAGGAATACAGGGATCGCGTGTTTTCGTATTTTCTGGACGAGTATCGCGCGGGACGTACGCCGAACCCGGACGTGCTGTGCAACCGGGAAATAAAGTTCAAGGCGTTTCTGGATTTCGCGATGAAGCTCGGCGCGGACAAGCTGGCGACGGGACACTTCGCCAACCTGCGGGAGGCAGACGGGCAAATGCAGCTGCTGCGCGGCGTGGATCCCAACAAGGACCAGAGCTACTTCCTTTACATGCTGACGCAGCCTCCGCTGCAAAGGGCCCTGTTTCCGGTGGGAAATTTGACAAAGGGACAGGTGCGGGCGCTCGCTGAGGAGGCGGGGCTGCCCACGTATGCCAAGAAGGATTCTACAGGCGTGTGCTTTATCGGAGAGCGGCATTTTAAACCGTTTTTGCAGCAGTTCCTGCCCGCGCGTCCTGGGGAAATGCAGACGCTGTCCGGCAAGGTAGTAGGCCGTCACGATGGACTGATGTACTATACGCTGGGACAGCGCAGAGGGCTCGGCATCGGAGGCGGCGGCGATGGGCGCCGCTGGTTTGTGCTGGCGAAGGATTTGGAGCGCAACGTGCTGATTGTCGAACAGGGCGAGGATCACCCCCTTCTGTATGCGCACACCGCGAGGGCGGAGCAGGCGACGTGGGTTGCGGGCGAGGCACCTCGACAGAATGGAACATGTTTCGACTGCACGGCGAAGTTTCGCTATAGGCAGCCGGATCAAAAGGTGAACGTTCAAATAGAAGCGGATCATCTGATTGTGCGGGCATATGAGCCGCAGAGGGCGATAACGCCGGGTCAATCCGTCGTTTTTTACGAAGAAGAGGTTTGCCTGGGCGGGGCTGTTATAACGGACGTTATGGATAGCGGCGCTGTAATCGTTCGATGA